ACCACAGTATATAAATAAGTTCTCAGCATACCGCAGGgtgttgctgtttattttacGTTCTCTGTTGTGCTATTCCTCTACTGTGGTATTTCACTTCCACTCATGTACACCCAGGTTCACAAACAGCACACTGAGCTATCAGAAATCCCGCCTCATCAGGCTAGGTTTGTAGTACTTCAAGATTTGGTATAAGCGAACtttgattttatctttttaatctAAAATGACAATGGTATCAACAAACTGAACAAGATAAGATAAATCCCAAACCCTCTCGCTGTCTCAGCCCCTCCAACAGCATGGAACCTGCTGCAGCAAGACCGACCAGCTGCCCTGGTACTAAGCACAGCTCCCACTGGGATCCGGTACAGCTCTGTACAGTGTTAAATCAGTAGTACTTAAATTTACAAAAGACAGGCTAGTTGGCATTCTTATGTGCATTTATTAATTACAAGTAGGTCTTTGACTTtatataaaaaggaaatttttgtcttaaacattttggtttttgtcAGATCAACATCTATACTATAGAAATTGAATAGTATCAGTCCACTTGGAATTATCAAAAGGGATGTGCAAATATTGTTACACTTCAGTTGAAACCCAACAGTAAGAGATACCTCAGTGTTCCAAATCCTTCCAAGAATGAAGCCCAGTGTACAGTTTTCCATCATCGTGATACGCCACGATGTCGACCAATGTAAGTCCATTATCTTTCCTCACATCTGCAAGGATCTCCACACAGTTCCTTTACTCTCCAGAGCTCGCTCAGTTCCTGCGGGGAATACTGAGGGGAAGACAGCATGCCACTCTCACATGTCTTCTCACACAGCCACAGACTATCCTGTTTAGAGAGACAGCGATTTCAGTACTTgttcttttaatgtatttccaAGAATCAGGTTTTCTTTGTCTGTGTGACAAACACAAAAGCTAAGAAGTCTCACCAGTTGGAGGTGTACATCCCTCCTTGAACTGCTGGAGCTGTTTGGAGTACTTGAATGGGGGTACTGGTGCTTGTTTGGggtgtgtttttgttctttaaatcgATATGAACAAGTGCTTTCTGGCTTTTAAGCCAGTAGCTGGTTCAAGCtttgcaaaaggaagaaaacccaaATGTTCCTCCTGTGTTATTTATTCTAATAGCAGTCATCATCTCTTTCCATAAGACCAGAGAATTTCTGCAGACTTACTTGGTATCGCTTGGGTCCTATAGCTGCCATCCAGATGCCCATACTCACATCTTCACCCTGAGACAAAACATAATCAAAGCATTTGCACCAGGAAAGCCTAAAGCACGTACCTACATAAGAAAGAGTAACTACAAAAAGCTGTGACTGAATACAGGAGTTCCAGTAATCCTTCCGCTTTGctgagaaaaagcaggaaactGTTTCCACAAGGAAAAAAGTACAAGAAAAACCAAGATTACAGACCAGAGCTCCTCAGTCCCAAACAGCTGTGCTGCGAGCTGGAACATCACTGCAGTATAGTGAGCACTACAAAAAGCCAAAGCATCGATCGGGAAAATCCAGCACATACTTGAGCAGTGTGCTTTCCAAATCAATCAGCAACACGACATGCTGCTCCTCACACCAGGTTAAGATAGAAGTGAATCGCAGTTTTAATACCTGGTAAGTCTTTAATCTTTCAGAGTTGCTTGCCAGCCACTGAACGATGTCTTTGGAAATAACGTAGCCAGACCCACAAGCAAAGGCTGGATATGCAGGACTTGGGTACTCCAGCTCTTGCCATTTCCCAGTTCGATCAACGGCCCAGTTAAGTCTGAAACTGCAAACCACATTAGACCTGTGAGGTGTTTATACAAAGCTCTGTGTAAACCTATGAACACAGCTACCCTCTGAACTAACACTAAAAAAGAGCAGTACTAAGAGGACGAAGTAGAAGGCGGTCCCAAATAGAGTCCAGATGGACAGCCTCATTCCTCAAGAGCACGATATCTAATCCAGCACAATGGTTGAAAGTGATATTTTTGTCTGGTTTTCATCTTGGGTAGTAACAGGAATGAATGTAGCACTGACAGCCAGGTCTCTCACATGgctacagcactgctgtgtttggATCCAGGAACGTACAAGTGTCCTTAAGAGCAATCTCCAACAAACAGCCACATCTGTGTCCAACCCCGCCTGGCTCCCAGTTCCACACAGTCAATGTCTGCAAGAGGCATGCAGTCACAGCACTGTTACACATCCCATCTTCCTGATCAAACTAATggctgctttaaaacaaaaaagcaagataCAGTACTGAACGTTATGTGCTGTCTGCAAGACCAAGGTAACTTAGTCACAGTCACAGAAAAAGCCATCTTTTGGGAAGGAATGCTGGACAGGGCTTTATTTTCTCAACACTGATTTACTGTTGAAGCTTTCTGGGAGTCACCTCCTCTTCTGTGCTCTTTTCCAAATGAAACTTAACAAAGCAGCTGTTCAACAAAGGCTGCCATCACTCTGCCACAAACATGTTTTGGCAGTTGCCTCCTTGAGGGGACATTTTATTTACTACCAGACACCTGCAGGAAGCCAGAAGCTCAGCCTGCCCACTACTGCCACACTGACTCCCGTACCCAGGCAGCGCAGCACAGTTTCAAGGTGCTATCACACAGTGCCGTACTGCTGACCCCATCTGACTGCTGTGTCAGGCAGCGAGGAATGCCCTCCTGTATATTTCAAGGAAACACAGGCATAGCACTTGCTTTGCAAGTCTCTCGTGCGCTCACAGCTAACTGGCATAACTGTGTCAATGCAGCAGGCTCTCTGCTTTTTGCAAGCAGCTTCAAGAACTGCTGAATTTAGTCGTAAGCATAAGCTAAAACCTTGTGTGAACTTTCCGAACCGTCACCTCAGACACCAGCTGTGTAACAGTGAGCAATTACAGCTGTGTGGCAGACCTGTGTCCTTTCAAGTAATCTGTTGAAGACTTAACAAAAAGTGACAGAACCCAAAACCAACTCACTTTCCCCACCAAACGTTTGGTCTGTCCAGTTTTTTCTGCATTATCCTGTTAAAAACAGCCTCCAAATCGATGTAACAGTCGTCATCTGTTTTCAGCAACAAATCAAAACTTGTTGTTTCAACTGTCCTGTAAAAGGAAAGCGATGAGATGCTGAGATGCTGAGCTGTAGCCCACAGTTATGCAACAAAACACTTCACAGGGTTTTTTTGGGGAGCAGAGTAGAAAGGAAGAGGTAGGTGAAGACACTTCCTTCCCTCAACTAACTTGTAAATGGTTTCTCTGTTGCCTAAGGGTTACTCCTTTTCTTGTCAAAAGGTTAATGACGTGCACCCTATACTGCCCTTACAGCACGGATCTGCAAAGAAGAATCTTGCAGTCCTGTTCTCCCATCTGGATGGGGGATTTAGAAATAAATCTGCCTTTAGCAGTATTGGCCTCACAAGGATATGAATCCCCAGTAATGGCGGCCACACAGCTGCTAAAAGCTGGTGGCTTGCATTAGTGAGATGGTCAGTTCAAGGGCAGTGCAGCTGTAGGAAGTTACACGGAACACCTGAGGAAACAAGGCAGTACTCAGGCTCCCTCTATAAAGCACACTTCCAATAggaaaaaagctattttaaactGTCTGAAATACCCATCATCTGTAAATTAACCAAAGCTTGAGATTCAAGGGATTATTCCTCAGTCTAATCTAACTTTGTTTCAGAGGACGATCTCAGGCAGAAGggcattttccttcagttttacaTTACTAAATCCTGAGGATTTTGCTGACCCGTAAGAAATGGTCACTGAGATCTACATGAAAGCATGTTTCAGTTTTCAATTACATTCTTAACCATGACattcattaaataaatgtaGAATCCTGCAGGCAACTAAAACTGTCAGCTATTATTTCTTACTCCATTCGAGATCAACTAATTGAAACAGCTGTCTGAGAATAACACAGATCATACATTAGATTATGAAAATGCTTCCTCTCATCCTTTCTTCCCCACACTATGCAAAGCCTCCTGTCCTTCTCCTCCATTCAGCAAGGCTGAGAACACAGCTGAAAGACAGCATCCAGTTTGGGGGCCAACCAGTAAGAAGACATAGATAAACTGGCTGGAGAGAGCCCAGTGCAGAGCCACTAAGAGGACTGGGGACTGGACCACTTTTgttatgaggaaaggctaagAGAGCTGGGCTCTCACCAGTAGCTACAggtacctgaagggagggtgTAAAGTCAACAGAGCCAGGTTCATTTCATTTGTATCCAGCAACAcaacaagaggcagtgggcacaaactgaaactcTGCATTCACAAGCTGGCCAAAAACCATCCTTTAGAAGACTAAAACTGCTTTAtcagcaacaaaagaaattcaaagatGCAATAATTTTGTCACCTGGACTCTTAAGGTCTGCCTTGCCATGTCACACTTATTTGAGGCACCGAATACTTTCAGATATACCACGTGCCTCAAAACTGTGAGAGAGAAACACACCTTAATGAAGGAAATCAAGTAAGGTAAGCATTTTATGAAAGCTGTCATCTAATGTAATACAGTGGAATATCTCACACCACAAACAACATTCCTAAGAGGAAACGCCATCTTTTCAACTTACCATCGGTAGAAGTTCAGCAGTTTAGATGGAACATTTCTGTAAGTGTCAATAACGTCTACAAAAACAATATCATCGTAGGTactgctttcttccttcagtaAAGTATCTTCCTTTTCAACACTTTTTATGTGACTCGTAAACCTTTCTGGGCGAGTATGGAGGCTTTTTAAAAGAGCGTCAccttctgaaagaagcagcagccatcATTAAACAAAGATGCATATCTAcataatattttacatttttcgTTTGGATCATGTGCAGCATACAGACAAATCTGAGAAGGCGTTTAATGAGATTTACAGAAGTCCTACAATGACTTTAAAAGTGTATATGAGGTTAAAAGTTGCAGAACAAGTAAAAAAGTACTCTTCAGTTACAAAAGGATTCGACCTTTTAAAGCTGTTCAGTGTAAAGAGCTGTTCACTGCTACTCTtgccagcagaacagaaaggctGCTGTTATAGAaacctcaaaacaaacaaaatattctttgctAAAGATAACCAACCAGGCACTGTTCTGATGTAGCGTAGTTGGCCCCTGCTGAACTTCACCACGTACCTGACTATAGGTAAAAACTACAAAGATCTTGCAATACTGAACTTCTTGGTAAAAAGAAAGTCTGTGGTACTGAGGAACTTACTCAGCATCAGGAGGGATGGGCCTTAACGCACCTCAGTTTATGTTTCTACACAAAAGACAAGATGAGAGGACTGCCCAGTTGTATCTCTACATCTAGCTACAAAAAGACAGGAGTTAACACTCTGGAAGTCACTGCCCATGTCAGCTATGCTGGACAGGTAAGAACACATTACGGTACTATGTGGCCAAAATCATAAAGAATTGGAAAGGGCCCTTATAGAGTCTCTGAACGTCCTGCTGAAATAGCTGTGAAACGACAGCAGCGAACAAGCAGGCTGTATCAGGTCACTGCTGTTTGTTGGTTATTGATagcaaacaataataataattctgaaaGTAGCAGGACGGGAGCAAATGTGAGCGTTACCAAGGAAAGATCTCCTGAGGACCACATTGCACACAGGGTTTATAAACCTGGGTTTGGGTAACAGAAAACAAGGACAGAGGAGACTGTCtactgaaaaatgctgttttctgttaataAAAAGACAATGAGATTAAAGTCAATTGAAGCAGCAAAGGGCAAATAAAGAAGCTACAGCAGGACATGGACGCTGcggcattaaaaagaaatcattctttTAGTAGAGTCAATAAGCCGGTCAAGTTAATAGAGCGAACGCTAATTTTACCTCAGAAAAGTAACTTAAAGTTCCTGTTTTATCATAACATCAAATGCAGTGCTGGCTGAGGGCTTACCTTGAATAGTGTAGATGAAACCACCTGCTATCCCCTCCACACCTTCTGTGAGTTCATGTGGCAACAGCCCTTCCCCTGCCTGTTGAGGACACGgtaatggaaagaaattaattaatcTCTCATTACTGACCTGCTTTCCACTGATTTTAGGGCATGacattttccagaaaataagATTGCAAGAAGTTGAAAACAACTGTAATTTAAGTGCCTGCATAATGACAGACTAAGATTTTGAACTGTGAGGTTTTATGGCATTTCTGAACGTTTCACTTAAAACTAGCGCGCCCTGAATCCAACACCACAGTAACACTCGGCATCTCTATTATACTTCTTTCATCACCCACTGAAAGACAATGGGTGAACTTTACCTCACTCAGAACACAAGAACACGTCCCATGCAGGCATCATTTCTTGTGTGCCCCAGTTCTTTTCCTGGGTAAAGCAAACTTACGCTCTGAGACATCAGAAGCCCAATGGAATTGATGGTTTAcagagaaatgcaggaaagcaaaatgctaAGCTGTGAGAGTTCtaggaaaaatggaaatgtggaAGAGAAGATAAGCTGACTCACTGTAATGACTCTGAAAACACCCCCTCCGTCATTCACCATCACTTTGTGAAGGTTTCTTGAAACGAGGCCCTGAAGATCCTGGCTCTCCCATACAATGGTGCCTTCAAAACTCTGTTAAGAGAGCACGAGGTGGTCACGCAGGTATTCAAAGACTTTAAACAAATCAAACAGTTTTGAGTGGatgttttttttacatttcaaaatagTCAACTTCACAAAATGGACAGTTTGAACACAGCATTAATGTTGCACTTATACTTCAAAAGAAGCCTCAGAAAAATACATCTGTGGAACTCGGTAATACAACCCTGCTTTTAGGGCTAATCATGAATGTGCATTAGGAACATTAAATTTTCAACAGAAATCTCTATTGCAAAAGCCTTTGCCTTTTTAACATCAGCAAGACGTATGTTAAAACAGATTCGGAAATAAGTGTTGCTTTCTAGTTACCTGCCATACCCAGAGATCAGAGCCTCGAGCATGACATCAGCAaaactcaaaggaaaacagcacCATCTTTATCCTGGCAAAGCTGTCACAAACTACTGTAGTCACAGAACTCTGCCATGTCATCTTggcaggaagggaaaggaggaggaaaaataaccGAATCTCttcaaaacagaatatttttaactcTTAATTTATGTCATTGCTTTAAAAGATATActgcatttaaaagcattttatctCAACTTGAAACTCATCCCTCCAGCAGTCCAATGTATTACCTTTGTTACGTAAGACTTCCCAAAGACCCCTAGGAAGCACAAGGGGTATGCTGAAGAGTGGTGTAATAGAATATTGTCTTTTTAAATCATCTCACCTTAATCTCAAGGCAGTGTGGAGTAGTTGCAGGGATATTACACTCCAGATTGCTAAATGATGAgtgcattcagttttgtttctcccAGTTTCATAGGAATAACACTGGTATCTAGCATGGGCCTCAGAACAGAAACAACGTGTTTCCACTGTTTGTGGAAGCACTTCTCTTTAATTGTACTAGCTTCTCAGCTTTATCCCACTTATGCCTCCTTGTACATCTTTCCCAGAAGCCCTCCAGTTATTGACTAACCACTGTGTCCAGCTTACAGCCCTGCTcgattctttgcttttctctacaAGTAGGTCTTACCATCTGCAACAGTCTCAGAGGTTAATTACAGCTGCATATTTCAGAAGGTTCGCATCTATTATTTATAATGCCAGCTTTATAATCTAATAACAGAACTAGTCAGTGTTTACTCAAGCCTGATTTGCACGCTCAGTATCTTTCCCTCACTTCTGCAATTACCTGTTGGTTATCAAATCAAATGGGCCACTAAGACATCTCTTGGTATCAGGACCCATTAAACATCCACGCACAGTGAAATCCACACACTGAATTTCCATGTTTGCAGAGGATGTCATCTACCATTCTAGcttgtcttcatttttaagTATGGACTGGGCTTTAATCCCACTTCTCTGCCTCACATACAGAGGCAACCACTGTTGTTCAGTAAGCTTCTAAGTCCTTTCACCATTCAGCAATCAGAAATGTTACAACATTAAAATTCTTACTGTTCAGTATTACTGACTTCAAACATGTTCCAGGAGTCTTAATCCATTGTTACCAGTGAACCCTAAATGCAAGACGTTCCAAAGCTGCAAACTATCATTACTttccaggctgagagaactgtaAGCAAATTTCCTAATTACTTTAGCCTTCAGCTATTCTTACTCTAAGCTGTTTAATGGAAGCTGAGGCCcaaaaatgctgaaagcaaagcattagTGGCACACCTGAGACTACATcatctgtttttccccatttaaaTTCCAGCCTTGTTGTTACCAGAACACAGCAGCAATTACAGTGAATACCGAACAGGTGTACTGACATAATGCAGCCCTGCCAAACTCCTTTCCTAATGTTAAGCAGCACCGTCCTTTTTGTCTCTCCAGCTACTCCCCATCAGTGGTATGGAATACATATGGCACAGAGTTCCATTTTCATGCAAGCGGCCTTTGGCTTTTTGTCAACATAAGTGCATTGCTAGGACTCGGCTGTAGGAACCCCACGTGTGAGTTTTAGTTAtctgctgcctgttctgctcttctgtgCCTCCAGTCGCTGCAAAGCGGAACCATCAGTTCAGCCTCCAGCAATCTGGCTTGCCAGATGCTTCTTCTATGCTGTATTTCCCTCCCTGTCCCCCAGATGAGGAGAAAGAGCAGCACTTCAGTTGGAAGATGAATGAAGCTCTTCAGCAGTCTGTACAATCCATTAATTCTTGAAGGTGCAAGGGCAGAGAATAGATATTGTCACAGAAACCATCTTGTGATAATTAAACTGTTCACTAAATTTACTGCTAAAGAAGTAGGTAGGAACACGTGGGCGTTCTATCTCTTCTGAATCATCTTTTATGCTTCGGCATCTTAACTATCGCAGAAGACATGCTGTGCATAAACCATATTAATCTACATTAGAAATATGTTATCCTGTAAGCACTCAGCGCATGACATATATCAGATTAAGGATGCCCACACAAAGAAATAAGTGAATACCAATATCCTCTTCCTAAATGAAATACTTCCCATCTGCCTTTCATgaaaaaatgcagtcatttaaaTTACAACTGCCTAGAATTGTAGTGTCTCGGAACAAAGACTTAAAGGAGCGAGTCTTCCTTGTTGTACCAGCAAATTACTGAGTGAGCAACATAAGAGAATGTCTCAAACCTGATTAAGATGACAAACCAATtaatcagcagcagccctctTAAGAGGAGCGGGTTTCCAACTGCAGTCATTTGTACAGAGCCAGGGGAATAAATCAGGGATTAAACTGGCCCAAAtgcctccccctccccttcagttttcttctttcattgcaTTCTTCCATAAAACATGTAATTTGCGCCATAAAAACAACCCAGACCCAAAGACAACTTGTGTAAATAGCAGCAAAGACCCAATCATGTAGAAGAGCacttcagtgaagaaaagcagcataaaaCGACAGTTGACATATTTAAAGTGGTACTGCTGGTCCATCAGGAAAAAGCCCTGGACCCAGGAGGATCTACTGAATTGGAATCCTCATTCGGAGTCAACTTGTATTAACTAACCTTTCACTGTAACAAGATCAggatcttttttccttcctacatTCTGTTCCTTCTGTGTTCAATCACGTTCCTTCCCAAGCTGCCACAACTATAGTCCTACGCCAAAACCCATCTTGGACTGCACCTCCCAAAGCCAAtaggaacaaaacaaactaacaaaccCTTCAGACCCTGGCCTTGAGAGCTTGGCTAATGGTATCTCAGGACAACTGAGAATGCCAGTGCTGTCACTACTGCCCAGAATAAAGGTCTTGCCCAAATTTCAGAGGGAGCACAGCCACAGAACAAGTTTTAAAACACAAGTTTTACTATGTGAAAACCCAAAAGTCAGCCTACTCTGTGCCACGTCCTCCTGCTTATATTTTACAAGACAACTCCAACAAAGACCTTGAGGTTTCCCCGCGTGATTCAGAGATGGAACAGTTTTCTTGCCAGTGTTGCCAGAAACACAACTAGTGAAATTTCAGAAGATCTAAGTAAGCACATCTTAATAACTATGTGGCTAACACTGTCACTGTGACCACAACACACCGCTGCTGGGTCCAAGACGTTGGAAGCAGAAACATCTTCTCCAACTATTCACGTTTTCCTTTATAACAACTGGTGGTTATCAAAatggtgaaaaagaaattctggACCCCAACCAGCATCCTAGAAGTCTCCACCCGCCCTTTTCTGCCTCAAGCATAGGCCAGTTCTATTAGTTAATCACTCTGTCTGACTTAAAAGAACTGAATGCACTTTTGATCCCACGCATACCTCTGGCAAAATGAACTGCTCCACCGGCTTGTACCACAGTCTGTTCACTTGCACTCCACAGCTTGGCGGGCTAAAGCGTGCACTGAAGAGAGCTTCCTGTGAACAACAAATGGAGCACAAGTGCTGTGAGATTAAGCAAATCTCGACCATCTCAGTTACAATGGAAACAGACTTACAGATTGTATAAAGATTAGTGGAAACT
This region of Excalfactoria chinensis isolate bCotChi1 chromosome 3, bCotChi1.hap2, whole genome shotgun sequence genomic DNA includes:
- the B3GALNT2 gene encoding UDP-GalNAc:beta-1,3-N-acetylgalactosaminyltransferase 2 yields the protein MRNWLVLLCPCALGVALHLWLLLSCPGGPGRQPAGPLAFFPQWKPKHYDVVVGVLSARHNHELRSVIRNTWFQHLKQHPTLSQRVLVKFIIGARGCAVPVEDREDPYSCKLLNISNPVLNQEIEAFSLPEDTPSVLSEDRVVSVNFRVLYPIVITSLGVFYDADGVGFQRNITVKLYQAEHEEALFSARFSPPSCGVQVNRLWYKPVEQFILPESFEGTIVWESQDLQGLVSRNLHKVMVNDGGGVFRVITAGEGLLPHELTEGVEGIAGGFIYTIQEGDALLKSLHTRPERFTSHIKSVEKEDTLLKEESSTYDDIVFVDVIDTYRNVPSKLLNFYRWTVETTSFDLLLKTDDDCYIDLEAVFNRIMQKKLDRPNVWWGNFRLNWAVDRTGKWQELEYPSPAYPAFACGSGYVISKDIVQWLASNSERLKTYQGEDVSMGIWMAAIGPKRYQDSLWLCEKTCESGMLSSPQYSPQELSELWRVKELCGDPCRCEER